The Penaeus vannamei isolate JL-2024 chromosome 13, ASM4276789v1, whole genome shotgun sequence genome window below encodes:
- the LOC113820644 gene encoding macrophage mannose receptor 1, producing the protein MEMKRLSLALVLGLAVAVAGQACNPPFIMVGSKCLYVESDLRLSWPEARDFCKGLASDGGGADMASFPSCDNFVAFSRYLEFNAPNISGMWVGAHSAFTPNMWQWISGEDLQTGVPFWYYNEDYDGTRDCVSISLDYYNRLVDAHCELPLSFVCEKHLARKDEAEQAATKRARDMECENHGILVGDFCYVFNDRLETWEEAERNCRSQYDEIGGELYYPSSCNEFTHMAHHLEAAEKANSYWVGGVDISGNEEWTWVNGENIPGGPPYWATGEPSHSHDNQPREHCTVMTAEKRYYLQDVHCGDRHPYICKLRFL; encoded by the exons ATGGTGGGGTCCAAATGCCTCTACGTGGAGTCGGACCTTCGCCTGTCGTGGCCGGAGGCGAGGGACTTTTGCAAGGGCCTCGCGAGCGACGGAGGAGGGGCTGACatggcctccttcccttcctgcgaTAATTTTGTAGCTTTCTCCAGATACCTTGAATTCAACg CTCCCAATATCAGCGGAATGTGGGTGGGCGCGCACTCGGCCTTCACGCCCAACATGTGGCAGTGGATAAGCGGCGAGGACCTGCAGACGGGCGTGCCTTTCTGGTACTACAATGAGGATTACGATGGAACACGGGACTGCGTCAGCATCTCTTTGGACTATTACAACCGGCTGGTAGACGCTCACTGCGAGCTTCCGTT ATCCTTTGTATGCGAGAAGCATCTTGCGAGAAAAGACGAAGCAGAACAGGCTGCAACGAAGCGCGCACGAGACATGGAGTGCGAAAACCACGGCATTCTG GTGGGTGATTTCTGTTACGTGTTCAATGACCGACTGGAAACctgggaggaggcggagaggaactGCCGAAGCCAGTACGATGAAATAGGAGGGGAACTGTACTACCCCAGCAGCTGCAATGAGTTCACACACATGGCGCATCACCTGGAGGCCGCag AGAAAGCGAACTCGTACTGGGTGGGCGGCGTGGACATCTCGGGCAACGAGGAGTGGACGTGGGTCAACGGCGAGAACATCCCGGGCGGGCCCCCGTACTGGGCCACGGGGGAGCCCAGCCACAGCCACGACAACCAGCCCCGCGAGCACTGCACCGTCATGACCGCCGAGAAGCGATACTACCTGCAGGACGTCCACTGCGGCGACAGACACCCCTACATCTGCAAGCTGCGGTTCCTCTGA
- the LOC113820643 gene encoding uncharacterized protein, producing the protein MANAPPPNSAPTPPSNTTTTTTIRPPVNTTTTVRTVPTTTNAPPSGNDSPLGIGTGFGILAVLLLVAIIYACFLYRRLMRTAQINRRASSIFSKLSRKKVISTNQAAADSPDAPGLAGGPRQESSSDARRGSGADSQAKKPPSAAIKSDDKIYLDMNSSGTKGAGRTQKFGYVNQNGPVETPPIYDTVNEVSFASDPPTYENFDEGRDNPIYENLEKKDTDPLYINITPTATPTPSPSHSPRGHKNLQAMKSSEYVLMSNSGPNTSL; encoded by the coding sequence ATGGCCAATGCACCCCCTCCGAACTCTGCGCCGACGCCGCCCAGCAACACGACAACGACCACCACCATCCGGCCGCCCGTGAACACGACGACAACCGTCAGAACGGTGCCCACGACAACGAATGCTCCGCCGTCTGGCAACGACAGCCCGCTGGGCATCGGGACAGGCTTTGGCATTCTGGCCGTCTTGCTACTGGTCGCGATCATCTACGCCTGCTTCCTCTATCGGCGCCTGATGAGAACAGCCCAGATCAACCGCCGCGCCTCAAGCATCTTCTCCAAGCTGTCGCGGAAGAAGGTCATCTCGACGAATCAAGCAGCCGCTGACTCCCCCGACGCCCCGGGCCTCGCGGGCGGCCCTCGGCAAGAGTCTTCCTCCGACGCTCGGCGAGGAAGCGGCGCGGACTCGCAGGCGAAGAAACCTCCCTCGGCCGCGATCAAGAGCGATGACAAGATCTACCTCGACATGAATTCCTCCGGGACGAAGGGCGCCGGGAGGACTCAGAAGTTCGGGTACGTGAACCAGAACGGGCCAGTCGAGACTCCGCCCATCTACGACACCGTGAATGAAGTGTCCTTCGCGAGCGATCCGCCCACTTACGAGAACTTCGACGAGGGCCGCGACAATCCCATTTACGAGAACCTTGAGAAGAAGGACACCGACCCTCTTTACATCAACATCACGCCCACAGCTACGCCCACGCCTTCGCCCTCGCACTCGCCTCGTGGCCATAAAAACCTCCAGGCGATGAAGAGCAGCGAATACGTGCTCATGTCGAACTCGGGACCAAACACCTCCCTGTAG